A stretch of the Candidatus Limnocylindrales bacterium genome encodes the following:
- a CDS encoding GAF domain-containing sensor histidine kinase — MTPTTTTTQRAFAAPAPPGMPSRLLAPGIARVVAAIAALVIVSVCGFNSAARIGQPFPGFFVWENLFVPAIGASSWSGVESGLRYHSWLLSADRVPLADAADLQRVLAGKRAGDSVTYEAEHQGQRYTVQVPVRTFGLREYFESTGIYLLDALALMTLAVIMLYLKPRGGDAGSLFAFATMLSLYLATAIDLFGPYYFRELYFFFAGCAPTTALVVLSFFPVGRVRRRWETPALLLALGVSLAFGIASNFVFFRDRSALLLLDRLFHVYLAASILTALGFFAWHFATARDQAVRQRTKVVLLASLGAFLPAVAVFALYAGLAAIPFNVLTVFFVIFPVGIGYAIAKHDLFDIDRLIKRALAYVILSAAVLGAYGLTITVLELLFANLTGVAERLTSGLVVLALLLLLNPSRDRVQGFVDRLYDRRRYEYRDVVRSVSRRFSSILDFEALVRTALELIDETVQPVSAEIFTVAADGSVTRRGLLIHDAGGNGRLLVRDDPAPELAEAVDAMRGSDLLTTGIASSPAAEPAVAAVLPELSAVERVLATSMRLEGRLTGFLAVGRKRAGGYHTADDAELLRTMSDQLAVALENAHAYQTIGLLNLDLAAKAQALTQANRELHEAQDQLIRSERLAAIGELSGAVAHAMRNPLAAIKMAAEFGGMEFENHAAAENFRDISSEAGRLEKRIRDLLDFSRPFEPHPELVDFDQMIARAVDVSRARASQKRVQLVFEGDGAGTARLDPTLFEQVIVELVANAIDASPEDGRVIVRSGRASSNGTSSAWVEVADNGPGIPEDKRARIFDLFFTTKKQGTGFGLATVKKIVERHSGSVAVDTAMGRGTTFTVTVPAA, encoded by the coding sequence GTGACCCCGACGACGACCACGACGCAACGCGCCTTCGCAGCGCCCGCCCCTCCCGGCATGCCGTCGCGGCTGCTGGCCCCGGGCATCGCACGCGTGGTCGCGGCCATCGCGGCGTTGGTGATCGTCTCGGTGTGCGGCTTCAATTCGGCCGCGCGCATCGGTCAGCCCTTCCCGGGCTTTTTCGTCTGGGAGAACCTGTTCGTGCCTGCCATCGGCGCGTCCTCGTGGAGCGGCGTCGAGTCCGGTCTTCGCTATCACTCGTGGCTCCTGTCGGCCGACCGCGTGCCGTTGGCCGATGCCGCCGATCTGCAGCGCGTGCTGGCCGGCAAGCGCGCCGGCGACTCCGTCACGTACGAGGCGGAGCACCAGGGCCAGCGCTACACGGTGCAAGTGCCGGTGCGAACCTTCGGGCTTCGCGAGTACTTCGAGAGCACCGGCATCTATCTGCTCGACGCGCTGGCGCTGATGACGCTGGCCGTGATCATGCTGTATCTGAAGCCGCGCGGCGGCGATGCCGGGTCGCTGTTCGCGTTCGCGACCATGCTGTCGCTGTATCTGGCCACGGCGATCGATCTTTTCGGTCCGTACTACTTTCGCGAGCTGTACTTTTTCTTCGCAGGGTGCGCCCCCACCACCGCCCTGGTCGTGTTGAGTTTCTTCCCCGTGGGCCGCGTGCGCCGCCGCTGGGAGACTCCGGCGCTGCTGCTGGCGCTCGGCGTCTCGCTAGCCTTCGGCATTGCATCCAACTTCGTGTTCTTCCGCGACCGCAGCGCGCTGCTGCTGCTGGACCGGCTCTTTCACGTGTACCTGGCCGCGAGCATCCTGACCGCGCTCGGTTTCTTCGCATGGCACTTTGCCACGGCGCGCGACCAGGCGGTGCGCCAAAGGACGAAGGTCGTGCTGCTGGCCAGCCTCGGAGCCTTCCTGCCGGCGGTGGCGGTGTTCGCGCTGTATGCGGGCCTGGCGGCCATCCCCTTCAATGTGCTCACCGTGTTTTTCGTCATCTTCCCGGTCGGGATCGGCTACGCGATCGCCAAGCACGACCTCTTCGACATCGACCGGCTGATCAAGCGGGCGCTGGCATACGTGATTCTCAGCGCTGCGGTGCTCGGAGCCTATGGGCTGACGATTACGGTTCTCGAGCTGCTGTTCGCGAACCTCACCGGCGTGGCCGAGCGCCTGACATCGGGGCTCGTGGTTCTGGCGTTGCTGCTGCTGCTCAATCCCAGCCGCGACCGCGTGCAGGGCTTCGTCGACCGGCTCTACGACCGGCGCCGCTACGAGTACCGCGACGTCGTGCGGTCGGTCTCACGCCGCTTCAGCTCGATCCTGGATTTCGAGGCGCTGGTGCGTACGGCGCTCGAGCTGATCGACGAGACGGTGCAGCCGGTCAGCGCCGAGATCTTCACGGTCGCCGCCGACGGCAGCGTCACGCGCCGCGGGCTGCTGATCCACGACGCGGGAGGCAATGGCCGCCTGCTCGTTCGGGACGACCCGGCGCCCGAGCTGGCCGAAGCCGTGGATGCGATGCGCGGGAGCGATCTTCTGACCACCGGGATCGCGTCCTCGCCGGCGGCCGAGCCGGCGGTGGCCGCCGTGCTGCCCGAGCTCTCCGCCGTCGAGCGTGTGCTCGCCACGAGCATGCGGCTGGAGGGCCGACTGACGGGTTTCCTGGCCGTAGGCCGCAAGCGCGCCGGCGGCTATCACACGGCCGACGATGCGGAGCTGCTGCGCACGATGTCGGATCAGCTCGCCGTCGCGCTCGAGAACGCCCATGCCTACCAGACGATCGGCCTGCTCAACCTCGACCTGGCGGCGAAGGCGCAGGCGCTGACGCAGGCCAACCGGGAGCTGCATGAGGCGCAAGACCAGCTGATCCGCTCCGAGCGCCTGGCTGCCATCGGCGAGCTGTCGGGCGCGGTGGCGCACGCCATGCGCAATCCGCTGGCGGCGATCAAGATGGCGGCCGAGTTCGGCGGCATGGAGTTCGAGAACCACGCGGCGGCCGAGAACTTCCGCGACATCAGCTCGGAGGCAGGCCGCCTGGAGAAGCGCATTCGTGATCTGCTGGACTTCTCGCGTCCGTTCGAGCCGCATCCGGAGCTCGTCGACTTCGACCAGATGATCGCGCGTGCCGTCGACGTCTCTCGTGCCAGGGCCTCGCAGAAGCGCGTGCAGCTGGTATTCGAGGGCGACGGCGCGGGCACGGCGCGCCTGGATCCGACGCTGTTCGAGCAGGTGATCGTCGAGCTGGTGGCCAACGCCATCGACGCATCGCCCGAGGATGGGCGCGTCATCGTCCGCAGCGGGCGCGCATCCTCCAACGGCACCTCCAGCGCCTGGGTGGAGGTTGCCGACAACGGCCCGGGAATTCCCGAGGACAAGCGGGCGCGGATCTTCGATCTGTTCTTCACCACCAAGAAGCAGGGAACGGGCTTCGGCCTGGCCACGGTGAAGAAGATCGTCGAACGTCACAGCGGGAGCGTCGCGGTCGACACCGCGATGGGCAGGGGAACGACGTTCACGGTCACGGTGCCGGCGGCGTGA
- a CDS encoding helix-turn-helix domain-containing protein has protein sequence MLAFDGVVLGDLAVPCEIFGRARSGAGHPLYDVRVCSASATVESAHVALSVPWRLSSLARAATVIVPGIDDVDRLVAQEVVRAVRRAVDRGARVASICSGAFILAATGALDGLRATTHWGGAAELARRYPSIDVDPDVLYVDNGRLLTSAGAAAGFDLCLHLVRRDHGAAVAAEVARAAVLPLERSGGQAQFITHEPPALEGSSLGPVLEWLDANLHRDLSLPVVARRAAMSTRTLSRRFREQVGTTPAAWINRARVRRAQRLLETTGSPVEAIAEKVGFGSAAVLRQHFAQVVGTSPLAYRRSFAVR, from the coding sequence GTGCTCGCCTTCGATGGCGTCGTCCTCGGAGACCTCGCCGTTCCATGCGAAATCTTCGGCCGTGCTCGCAGCGGCGCTGGGCACCCTCTCTATGACGTGCGCGTCTGCAGCGCCTCCGCCACGGTCGAGTCGGCGCACGTCGCACTGTCCGTGCCCTGGCGGCTGTCTTCGCTGGCACGTGCTGCGACGGTGATCGTGCCCGGCATCGACGACGTGGATCGACTCGTTGCGCAGGAAGTGGTGCGTGCGGTCCGCCGCGCCGTCGACCGCGGCGCTCGGGTGGCCTCGATCTGCAGCGGCGCGTTCATCCTTGCGGCAACGGGCGCCTTGGATGGTTTGCGCGCCACGACGCACTGGGGCGGAGCGGCCGAGCTTGCGCGGCGGTACCCGAGCATCGACGTCGACCCCGACGTCCTCTACGTCGACAACGGCCGCCTGCTCACCTCGGCCGGAGCCGCAGCGGGCTTCGATCTATGCCTCCATCTCGTGCGGCGCGACCATGGCGCCGCCGTTGCGGCCGAGGTTGCTCGCGCTGCCGTGCTTCCGCTGGAGCGGTCGGGCGGCCAGGCGCAATTCATCACGCACGAGCCGCCGGCGCTGGAGGGCAGCTCGCTCGGCCCGGTGCTGGAATGGCTCGACGCCAATCTCCATCGCGATCTGTCGCTTCCGGTCGTGGCGCGGCGTGCGGCCATGAGCACGAGGACTTTGAGCAGGCGGTTTCGCGAGCAGGTCGGGACGACGCCGGCGGCGTGGATCAACCGGGCTCGCGTGCGGCGCGCGCAGCGCCTGCTCGAGACGACGGGCTCGCCGGTGGAAGCCATCGCCGAAAAGGTCGGCTTCGGGTCGGCGGCGGTCCTTCGGCAGCACTTCGCGCAGGTGGTCGGCACGAGCCCGCTGGCATACCGGAGGTCGTTCGCCGTGCGATGA
- a CDS encoding DUF6010 family protein — translation MEAEATRSIMDYLGPTLGALVFIAVMSLVKEPARRNFNAIFVAGASATYLSGGFGVWELLYPAIAAPIAYLGLRSHRYIGLAWLLHSAWDVAHHAYGNPIWPFMPGSSFGCMIFDAVLAIWFFAGAPSLFVAADRRASPAVQGA, via the coding sequence ATGGAGGCGGAAGCCACACGTTCGATCATGGACTACCTGGGGCCGACGCTTGGAGCGCTGGTCTTCATCGCCGTCATGTCTCTGGTCAAGGAACCGGCGAGGCGCAACTTCAATGCGATCTTCGTCGCCGGGGCGAGCGCAACCTACTTGAGCGGCGGCTTCGGCGTGTGGGAGCTGCTGTATCCTGCAATCGCGGCGCCGATCGCCTATCTCGGCCTGCGATCGCACCGCTACATCGGACTGGCCTGGCTCCTGCACTCGGCCTGGGACGTGGCACACCACGCGTACGGCAACCCGATCTGGCCCTTCATGCCGGGCTCATCGTTCGGGTGCATGATCTTCGACGCCGTGCTGGCGATCTGGTTCTTTGCCGGAGCTCCCTCGCTCTTCGTCGCTGCGGATCGACGAGCTTCGCCCGCCGTGCAAGGCGCGTGA
- a CDS encoding tetratricopeptide repeat protein, with amino-acid sequence MPQPRIGSDDYYARRKTLLEVIRRGGQTADFALAVDSLALLDGRWLFPDDVSSCSREARASFHEGEDLFAQGRFDDAIPHYEAASALCPGNAVIRTAYADVHYRKGDFEKAREGFHAALALDPWNRAAHRYLSDTEDRLGNRHAAYEEAVLAVVSDPTYELGWYTLRLRMGGGDDMDRSHFFRPADVNGADSSLMMDPTALGDYGDVWMTYALAKLSAPPPHDSSMHARELYGVRAALSQCKATVRADAPGENRSSPGSVWRRLQRAEDAGFLEEAVFVHLMSPWLRDDYVAFRAARRARLIEYVQRIAPLRPLSATGRVPRA; translated from the coding sequence ATGCCGCAGCCGAGAATCGGCAGCGACGACTACTACGCGCGGCGGAAGACGCTGCTCGAGGTGATCCGTCGCGGCGGTCAGACGGCGGACTTCGCGCTCGCCGTCGACTCGCTGGCCCTGCTCGATGGCCGTTGGCTCTTTCCGGACGACGTTTCCTCATGTTCGCGAGAAGCCAGGGCGAGCTTCCACGAGGGCGAGGACCTGTTTGCGCAGGGCCGCTTCGACGACGCCATCCCGCATTACGAAGCGGCATCGGCGCTCTGCCCGGGAAATGCCGTCATCCGCACCGCCTACGCGGATGTGCACTACCGGAAGGGCGATTTCGAAAAGGCACGCGAAGGGTTTCACGCGGCGCTCGCACTGGATCCCTGGAATCGTGCTGCCCATCGCTACCTGAGCGACACCGAGGACCGGCTCGGCAACCGCCACGCGGCCTACGAGGAAGCCGTCCTCGCCGTCGTGAGCGACCCGACGTACGAGCTGGGATGGTACACGCTGCGGCTTCGCATGGGCGGCGGTGACGACATGGACCGGAGCCACTTCTTCAGGCCGGCCGACGTCAACGGGGCCGACAGCAGTCTGATGATGGATCCCACGGCTCTAGGCGACTACGGCGACGTATGGATGACCTATGCCCTGGCCAAGCTCTCCGCCCCACCACCGCATGACTCGTCGATGCATGCCCGCGAGCTGTACGGAGTGCGCGCGGCGTTATCGCAGTGCAAGGCGACAGTACGTGCGGACGCTCCTGGAGAGAATAGATCATCGCCGGGGTCGGTCTGGAGACGCCTGCAGCGTGCGGAGGATGCCGGTTTTCTGGAGGAAGCAGTCTTCGTCCATCTCATGAGCCCGTGGCTGCGCGACGACTACGTCGCGTTTCGTGCGGCCAGACGGGCTCGCCTGATCGAGTATGTCCAACGTATAGCGCCGCTGCGGCCCTTGTCGGCCACGGGCCGTGTGCCGCGCGCCTGA
- a CDS encoding sigma-54 dependent transcriptional regulator: MADIVLVEDEDVLRRYLTGTLQRLEHTVRAAETAEDGLRLIEEGEPDILLTDFQLPGMTGYDLLKLVKESHATVSVVLITAHGTVEDAVSAMRAGASDYLTKPVNLQELNLIIERCVTSKGMRNELEYYRSRDLAGDDAGSGIVGDSPAIKALREMVLKLAGLEKRGGGGPTVLVTGETGTGKGLIARALHRAGPRRDAPFLEVNCAALPDHLLEAELMGYERGAFTGAVKAKPGLFEAAESGTIFLDEIGRMSLDLQAKILKVIDERVLRRLGSTRDRPMRCSVITATHLDLPKAVRDGNFLPDLYHRINVFPIKSPPLRERGRDIILLAEHFLQKHAAEYGMTPPRLSDRAHATLLDYSWPGNVRELAHAMERAVVLCQGEWLDAPDIHLFAPNEPRMECEDGAATAGGAGGPIRRVGDFRLDFNDGPISLEEIEASALRQAFEHAGGNRVVAARLLGMSKDTLRYRLEKFQIG, encoded by the coding sequence ATGGCCGACATCGTACTAGTGGAGGACGAGGATGTGCTGCGGCGCTACCTGACCGGCACGCTCCAGCGCCTGGAGCACACCGTTCGCGCCGCCGAAACCGCCGAAGACGGCCTGCGGCTGATCGAGGAGGGAGAGCCCGACATCCTGCTCACCGACTTCCAGCTGCCCGGCATGACCGGCTACGACCTTCTCAAGCTGGTCAAGGAATCGCATGCCACCGTGTCGGTGGTCTTGATCACGGCGCACGGCACGGTGGAGGATGCGGTCTCGGCCATGCGCGCGGGCGCCAGCGATTACCTCACCAAGCCCGTCAATCTCCAGGAGCTCAACCTCATCATCGAGCGCTGCGTGACCAGCAAGGGCATGCGCAACGAGCTCGAGTATTACCGGTCGCGCGATCTTGCGGGCGACGATGCGGGCTCGGGCATCGTCGGCGACTCGCCTGCCATCAAGGCGTTGCGGGAAATGGTGCTGAAGCTGGCGGGCCTCGAAAAGCGCGGCGGCGGCGGCCCCACGGTGCTCGTGACCGGCGAGACCGGCACGGGAAAGGGATTGATTGCGCGCGCCCTGCACCGTGCCGGGCCGCGCCGCGACGCTCCCTTCCTGGAGGTCAACTGCGCGGCCCTCCCCGATCACCTGCTCGAAGCCGAGCTGATGGGCTACGAGCGCGGCGCCTTCACCGGCGCCGTCAAGGCCAAGCCCGGCCTCTTCGAGGCTGCCGAGAGCGGCACCATCTTCCTCGACGAGATCGGCCGCATGAGCCTGGACCTGCAGGCCAAGATCCTGAAGGTCATCGATGAGCGCGTCCTGCGCCGGCTCGGCAGCACGCGCGATCGACCGATGCGCTGCTCGGTCATCACCGCCACCCACCTCGACCTTCCGAAGGCCGTGCGCGACGGCAACTTCCTTCCCGACCTCTACCACCGCATCAACGTGTTCCCGATCAAGTCGCCGCCGCTGCGCGAACGCGGAAGGGACATCATCCTGCTGGCCGAGCATTTCCTGCAGAAGCACGCCGCCGAATACGGAATGACGCCGCCCAGGCTCAGCGACCGCGCGCACGCGACGCTGCTCGACTACTCCTGGCCGGGGAACGTGCGCGAGCTCGCGCATGCGATGGAGCGCGCGGTGGTGCTGTGCCAGGGCGAATGGCTGGACGCGCCCGACATCCACCTGTTCGCGCCGAACGAGCCGCGCATGGAATGCGAAGACGGTGCGGCAACCGCCGGCGGCGCCGGCGGACCGATCCGCCGTGTCGGCGACTTCCGGCTCGACTTCAACGACGGCCCGATTTCTCTCGAGGAGATCGAGGCGTCGGCGCTGCGTCAGGCGTTCGAGCACGCCGGCGGCAACCGCGTGGTGGCCGCGCGCCTGCTCGGCATGTCGAAGGACACGCTGCGCTACAGACTGGAGAAGTTCCAGATCGGCTGA
- a CDS encoding TetR/AcrR family transcriptional regulator, whose product MRLATPTKRPGSAATPSTGIRSQILEAALAEFGEHGFGDASLAAIARKLGVTAPLLLYHFGSKANLWREAVDVLMLRCATVIEAAVEDGRNMDGASALRLVLRRFVYFLAANRAMYRLLRDEGAADHESREWLVSRHLAPLFGQLETIYDRAVADGGLRAAPFHTTIFMILGSASQYLESRSLVSSLYGRYEVGAQALAAYAEQVIDFCFEGIASDHNWHAHSGQTDALRVAVG is encoded by the coding sequence ATGCGACTTGCGACCCCGACGAAGCGACCGGGCTCTGCGGCCACTCCGAGCACGGGCATTCGCTCCCAGATTCTGGAGGCGGCCCTGGCGGAGTTCGGCGAGCACGGGTTCGGTGACGCCTCACTTGCCGCCATCGCCCGCAAGCTCGGCGTCACCGCGCCGCTGCTGCTCTACCACTTCGGCTCCAAGGCCAACCTTTGGCGCGAGGCGGTCGACGTGCTGATGCTGCGCTGCGCGACCGTGATCGAGGCCGCCGTCGAGGACGGACGCAACATGGACGGCGCCAGCGCTCTGCGTCTGGTGCTGCGCCGCTTCGTCTATTTCCTGGCCGCCAATCGCGCGATGTATCGCCTGCTGCGCGATGAGGGCGCTGCCGATCACGAGAGCCGCGAATGGCTGGTGTCGCGCCACCTGGCACCGCTCTTCGGCCAGCTCGAGACGATCTACGACCGCGCGGTCGCCGACGGCGGGCTGCGCGCAGCACCGTTCCACACCACGATCTTCATGATCCTCGGCTCGGCTTCCCAGTATCTGGAATCGCGCTCTCTCGTCTCGAGCCTCTACGGCCGTTACGAAGTCGGCGCGCAGGCTCTGGCCGCGTACGCCGAGCAGGTCATCGATTTCTGCTTCGAAGGCATCGCTTCCGACCACAACTGGCACGCGCACTCCGGGCAGACCGATGCTCTGCGCGTCGCGGTCGGCTGA
- a CDS encoding LLM class flavin-dependent oxidoreductase, giving the protein MKFGVSFASRVGDHHLVKLAEDLGFDEAWFYDSQMIYSDVYATMALAADRTSRIRLGTGVAVVSTRMAPVIAHSIATIAQLAPGRVDLGIGTGNTARYTMALPPVPLSRLKNDVRVIRRLLDGETADMEAEGRNVRVRFLHREGGYLNLRERIPIILSAMAPRILEFCASECDGHMIWGISPPLLATVRPAIEAVAARSGRAPVPTVAFMPTVVLEAGETKASPRVLRVLASFITNWLHVQCEWGDRAPLAGTGDVAEIVAEYKAYVATLPPDERHLTLHRGHLLFAREDEKRFVRPELVDKTAIAAEPDAIIDYVRALERGGLQQYVIPINEDPEREMRRFAETVMQRY; this is encoded by the coding sequence ATGAAGTTCGGCGTCAGCTTCGCATCGCGCGTCGGCGACCATCATCTCGTCAAGCTGGCGGAGGATCTCGGCTTCGACGAGGCCTGGTTCTACGACTCGCAGATGATCTACTCCGACGTCTACGCCACGATGGCGCTGGCGGCCGATCGCACCTCGCGCATTCGCCTCGGCACCGGCGTCGCGGTCGTCAGCACGCGCATGGCGCCGGTGATCGCGCATTCCATCGCCACGATCGCCCAGCTCGCGCCGGGACGCGTCGATCTCGGCATCGGCACCGGCAACACCGCGCGCTACACGATGGCGCTGCCGCCCGTCCCGCTCTCGCGCCTGAAGAACGATGTGCGCGTCATCCGGCGATTGCTGGACGGCGAGACAGCCGACATGGAGGCCGAGGGAAGAAACGTCCGTGTTCGCTTCCTTCATCGCGAAGGCGGCTACCTCAACTTGCGCGAGCGCATCCCGATCATCCTGTCGGCGATGGCTCCGAGGATCCTCGAGTTCTGTGCCAGCGAGTGCGACGGACACATGATCTGGGGCATCTCGCCGCCGCTGCTGGCGACGGTGCGTCCGGCGATCGAGGCGGTGGCGGCCAGGTCGGGTCGCGCGCCGGTTCCGACCGTCGCCTTCATGCCGACGGTGGTGCTGGAGGCCGGCGAGACCAAGGCCTCGCCGCGCGTTCTGCGCGTGCTGGCCTCGTTCATCACCAATTGGCTGCACGTGCAGTGCGAATGGGGCGATCGCGCGCCGCTTGCCGGGACCGGCGACGTGGCCGAGATCGTTGCGGAGTACAAGGCCTACGTTGCCACACTGCCTCCGGATGAGCGCCATCTGACGCTTCACCGCGGGCACCTGTTGTTCGCGCGCGAGGACGAGAAGCGGTTCGTACGGCCCGAGCTAGTCGACAAAACGGCCATCGCCGCCGAGCCCGATGCGATCATCGACTACGTGCGGGCGCTCGAGCGCGGCGGCCTCCAGCAGTACGTCATCCCGATCAACGAGGATCCGGAGCGCGAGATGCGCCGCTTCGCCGAAACGGTGATGCAGCGATACTGA
- a CDS encoding class I adenylate-forming enzyme family protein, protein MSFTYEQIVEQMTGPGGPFELVLEEVGGLPMRNFKNRERSIREKLANAGARQGMPAIVCGPRRIAYDEMVRLVWGVSHKLKIEHGLRKGDRLAILAYNSPEWLLAAFGATSAAGIGVALNGWWQSEELEYGLNDSGSRFLVVDRRLFPRVQPVLSKVPTLEKVFLIGGGEMPSGVVSFDDLVVENDRMPEDPIDEDDPFMILYTSGTTGRSKGCITTHRGTITQVLGILFAGMANSILSGRELIPSGGQPASLLTSPLFHVGGLHSGVCSQITAGVKMVFLDGKFDPDRVMQTIQDEKVAMWPAIPTMLHRVVHSPNIGNYDLSSLRSVSFGGAPTAPETIDKAREVLPVEPMFTNAYGLTETHGVATVNAGKDLLGKKTAAGRPAPFLDCKIIDDQGREVPRGQLGEVLFYGPTITPGYWNRPDATAETVRVGWLYTGDVGYLDDEGFLFIVDRAKDMILRGGENVYCVEIENVLASHPEIDEAAIVGVPDAEMGERVRAVVKRVEGSTLDADSVKRHVAAHMAAFKVPEFVDFIDGPLPRNPAGKILKNQLR, encoded by the coding sequence ATGTCCTTCACCTACGAGCAGATCGTCGAGCAGATGACGGGACCCGGCGGGCCCTTCGAGCTGGTGCTCGAGGAGGTCGGCGGCCTCCCGATGAGGAACTTCAAGAACCGCGAGCGCTCCATTCGCGAGAAGCTTGCGAATGCGGGAGCGCGCCAGGGCATGCCGGCCATCGTCTGCGGCCCGCGCCGCATCGCCTACGACGAGATGGTCCGCCTGGTGTGGGGCGTCTCCCACAAGCTCAAGATCGAGCATGGGCTGCGCAAGGGCGACCGCCTGGCCATTCTTGCCTACAACAGTCCCGAATGGCTGCTGGCCGCTTTCGGTGCCACATCGGCTGCCGGCATCGGCGTCGCGCTCAACGGCTGGTGGCAGAGCGAAGAGCTCGAGTACGGCCTGAACGATTCGGGCAGCCGTTTCCTCGTCGTCGACCGGCGCCTGTTCCCGCGGGTGCAGCCGGTGCTTTCGAAGGTGCCGACGCTGGAGAAGGTGTTCCTCATCGGCGGAGGCGAGATGCCTTCGGGAGTCGTCTCCTTCGACGACCTCGTCGTCGAGAACGATCGGATGCCCGAGGATCCCATCGACGAGGACGATCCGTTCATGATCCTGTACACCTCGGGCACGACCGGGCGCTCCAAGGGCTGCATCACCACGCACCGCGGGACGATCACGCAGGTGCTCGGCATCCTGTTCGCCGGCATGGCCAACTCCATCCTCTCGGGGCGCGAGCTGATTCCGAGCGGCGGCCAGCCGGCAAGCCTGCTGACCTCGCCGCTGTTCCACGTCGGCGGCCTTCACTCGGGCGTCTGCTCGCAAATCACGGCAGGCGTCAAGATGGTGTTCCTGGACGGGAAGTTCGATCCGGATCGGGTCATGCAGACGATCCAGGACGAGAAGGTCGCGATGTGGCCGGCCATTCCGACCATGCTCCACCGCGTCGTGCACTCACCCAACATCGGGAACTACGATCTGTCCAGCCTGCGCAGCGTCTCCTTCGGCGGTGCGCCGACGGCGCCCGAAACCATCGACAAGGCGCGCGAGGTGCTGCCGGTCGAGCCGATGTTCACGAACGCCTACGGGCTGACCGAAACGCACGGCGTGGCCACGGTCAACGCCGGCAAGGACCTGCTCGGAAAGAAGACGGCGGCGGGGCGGCCGGCGCCGTTCCTGGACTGCAAGATCATCGACGATCAGGGACGCGAGGTGCCGCGCGGACAGCTCGGCGAAGTCCTCTTCTATGGCCCGACGATCACGCCGGGATACTGGAACCGCCCCGACGCCACTGCCGAAACCGTACGCGTGGGATGGCTCTACACCGGCGACGTGGGCTATCTGGACGACGAAGGTTTCCTGTTCATCGTCGATCGCGCCAAGGACATGATCCTGCGCGGCGGCGAGAACGTCTACTGCGTCGAGATCGAGAACGTGCTGGCAAGCCACCCGGAGATCGACGAGGCCGCCATCGTCGGCGTCCCCGATGCCGAGATGGGCGAGCGCGTTCGCGCAGTGGTCAAGCGAGTGGAAGGCTCGACGCTGGATGCCGATTCGGTCAAGCGGCACGTGGCCGCGCACATGGCCGCGTTCAAGGTTCCCGAGTTCGTCGACTTCATCGACGGGCCGCTGCCGCGAAATCCGGCGGGGAAGATCCTGAAGAACCAGCTTCGGTAG